ATCGCGGGAGGTATCGGGCATCACGCCCAGCAGCGGGCCGATGCGCGGGACCACGCGGCCCACGATTGGCGCGGCATTCCAGGACGCGGTGCGCTGGTAGGAACTGGCCGCCGTGCCCTTGGGCTCGTCCAGCATGGCGATGACGACGTAGCGCGGGCGGTCCATCGGAAAAGCGGCGGCGAATGTGGAGACGAGGCTGGTCTTGCGATAACCCCCGCGGCCCGGCTTCTCGGCAGAGCCGGTCTTGCCGCCCACGCGGTAGCCATCGGCATCGGCGCTGCGGCCCGTGCCGTAGACCACGATCATGCGCAGCAGCTGGTTCATGCGCGCGCTGGTGCTGGCCTTGAACACGCGGCGACCGCGCGGGGCCGTGCCGGGTTCCACCTTCACCATGGTCGCAGGGCGCCAGATGCCGCCATTCACCATCGCGGCGTAAGCGGAGGCGAGGTGCAGCGGGGTCACGGCGATACCGTGGCCATAGCTGACCGTCATGCCGGTGATGCGCGGCCATTTGCCATCGCGCCACAGCGGGAAACCGCGTGCGGGCAGCTCGATATAGGGCCGCTCGGCAAAGCCCAGCTCCTCCATGTAACGCTTCAGCACGTCCGGCCCCATCGCATCGGCGATCTGCGCGGTGACGATGTTGCTGGAATGAATCAGCGATTCCGGCACGTTCAGGCTGGCGCCAATCACGTGGCTGTCATTGATCTGGTGGCCGCCGATCTTCAGCGGGCGGTTGGCCTGGTAACGCTTGCCCAGATTGGTGACCTTGCCCGCATCGATGGCTGCGGCAACCGAAAGCGGCTTGAAGGTGGAGCCAAGCTCGTAAACCTGGTTGGTCACGCGATTGAACATGTTGGCCTGGCCGGCGGCGTCGATGCGGTTGGGATCGAAGCTGGGCAGCGATGCCAGCGCCAGCACCTCTCCGGTGTCGACATCCAGCACGATGCCCGCCGCGCCCACGGCATCCACGGCCAGCATGCCGCGGTGAAGTTCGTCTTCCAGCGCGCCCTGCACGCGGGTGTCGATGGAAAGCGGCATGCTTGCGCCGTGGACCGCCGGGTTGGACAGCTGGTCCTGGAAATAGGATTCCATGCCGACATGGCCCTGCCCGTCCGACCCGACATAGCCCAGCACGTGGGCGGCCAGCGGACCTTGCGGATAGTGGCGGTCGGTTTCCTGTGGCAGTTCCAGCGCCAGCTCGCCAATGGTGTACACCTTGTTGGCATCCTCCGGCAGAACGCGGCGGCGCAGGTATCCGCGCTTGCCCGATGCCAGCTGGCGGGTCGTCGCCTCCAAATTCATGTCCGGGAAAATGGCCTGCAATTCAGCCGCGACCTGCGCCGGATCTTTGACCAGCGGCGTGCCATCGCCCTCCAGTGCGTCGGGGTTGAACCACAGCGCATAGGCGGGGAATGCGCGCGCCAGCGGCACGCCGTTGCGATCGGTGATCTCGCCGCGCGGGGGCAGCAGCTGCGATTGCAGCGAATAGGTGGCAGGGGCCGGTTGCACCACGCCCAGCCACGCCAGCCGCAGCAGCGCGGCCAGCGCCAGCAGCACGAACACGCCGCCCACCAGCAGCGCGCGCATCTGGGCGGTCAGCAGGAAGCGGCGGCGATCGTCGACCAGCCGCACGCGGGGAGAGGCGAAGCTGCCGGAATGCACGAAAGCCGTCACGGCCGCGCTTCCACAGACGCAGCGGAGCCGGTCGTGCTGCCACCGCCGACATCGGCCAGCGGGATGCGGAACATGCCATTATCCGCCCGTGCAGCACGGCGGCTCTCGGCCTCGGCTGCCGGATCGACCAGGTCGTCGTCCAGTACGCGGCCGGTCAACGGGGAGACAAGGCGCGGGAATTCCGGCGCATTCTCTCCCGTGGCGGCGCCGGCCACGCGGATCGGCATGGGCGCGCCGTCTGCCCGCGGCGTGCCGAATGCGGCAAGCGACCGCTCGTTCTCGATGTAATGCCCGGCTTCCGGCGGGCGGTAGCCGAACTCCAGCCGGTTCCAGCGCACCAGCTGCTGCACATTGGCGCGGGCGGCGAATTCGGTTTCCAGCAGCAGGTTGTTGCGCTCCAGCGCGATGATGCGCTTTTCCGCGGCGACGACATTGGTCTTCACCGTGTGCACTTTCAGGTGCAGCGCGCCGTACAATGCCGTGCAGATCGCCAGCACGGCGATCCAGCCAAGGCGGCGGAGCTGGCTCTGCCGGGTCATGCCGCTGCCCTCGCCGGTGCATCCGTGCGCGTCGCGGCGCGCAGGGTGGAAGAGCGCGAGCGCGGGTTGCGCGCAATCTCCGCCTCGGAGGGGCGGATCGCCTTACTGAGCTCTGCGAAAACCGGCTGCGGCCCGCTATCGGCCACGGGCAGGTGGCGCGAGGTGCTGCGCGCCTTTCCGGCGGCGTCTTTCAGGAAGCGCTTCACGATCCGGTCTTCCAGCGAATGGAAGCTGACCACGGCCAGCCGCCCGCCGCTCTTGAGCAGGGATTCGGAGGCCTTCAGGCCGGCTTCCAACTCGTCCAGCTCTCCATTCACATGGATGCGGACGGCCTGGAAGGTGCGGGTCGCAGGGTCTTTCTTGTCATGCGGCTTGTGACCCAGGGCGCGGCGCACCACGCGGGCAAGCTCGCCGGTGGTCTCCAGCGGGCGCGCAGCCACGATGGCGCGGGCGACGCGGCGGCTCTGGCGCTCCTCCCCAAAGTGATAGAGCACATCGGCAATGCTCGCCTCGTCGGCGGTGTTCAGGAAATCGGCGGCGCTTTCGCCATCCTGCGCCATGCGCATGTCCAGCGGGCCATCGGCGGAAAAGGCGAAGCCGCGCTCCGCCTGGTCCAGCTGCATGGAGGAGACGCCGATGTCCATGGTGATGCCGTCCACCTGCGCCACGCCGGCCTCTGCCATGGCGTCCAGCATGTCGGAAAAGGCGCGGTGATGCAGGACGAGGCGCGGGGGATTTTCGCGCGTTTCATCCCACTTGCTGCCCGCTGCGATGGCGTCGGGATCGCGGTCGAATGCGTGGACAACCGCGCCCGCTTCCAGCAGCGCGCGGGTATAACCGCCTGCGCCGAACGTGGCGTCGATCATCACGTTGCCAGGCTGCGGGGCAAGCGCCTCGATCACTTCGTCCAGCAGGACGGGGATGTGGGGTGCAGGCGCGCTCACTTCCGGCCTGCCTTGGCCAGCGCGCGCTGGTGCATCTCGCGGCACTTGGCCTGCGCGGACTGGAATTGCGGGCCCATGCCCTCCAGCGCTTCGGGATCCCACAGGGTGAAATAGTCGCCCAGCCCCTGCAAATAGACCGCGTCCCGCAGGTTCCCCAGCTCCAGAAGGTAGTCGGGCAGGATGAAGCGCCCGCTCGCATCGAAGGGGACCTTGGAATAGCCATACAGCTGCATGGCGCGCACGCCGCGGTCGAAATCGCGGCCGAATTTCATCGCCCGCTCTTCCTCGCGGTCCAGCGTATCCTCGAAGGTTTCGGTATAGGACAGGTCGAAGCCGACCAGGCAGGGCCAACTTTCATGCTTGGCCAGGCACAGCACACGTTCGCCGCTAAGGTCATGGATTGCCTTGCGAAAGTCGGGCGGCAGGGCGAATCGGTTCTTCTCGCCGCGAAGCGCGAAGCCGAATTCCCCATAAGATGGCTTTTTCGCCAACGTCCCGTTCCCTCACATTCGCACCCGGCCCCGGTTCCGCGCGCGACACAGCTTCCCCGTGCAGGCGCGCAGTCATGCGGCCCGCCCGCCCCGACAGGGCGCGACGAAAGCAACTTTTCCGATGGAACGACTCTCTAACTCGGGATGGTGCGGGATGGAAGGGGAAATCGCGGGAAATAACCCGAACTTAACCATGCAAACGGCCAGAAACCGCAGAAATACGCGGTTCGAGCGAGCTCGACTTTTTCCCCAGTTCTAAGATTAGACCACGGGAAAATACGCGAAATTCCTCGCATTCCGCGATTTCCCGCGCTGTCCCCTATTTCCGGGATTCGCCCAGCAACCAAGCCAGTGCGCTGTCGGAACCGGGCATGGGCTCGTGCAGGTCCAGGAAGGCGGCATCGCCGAACAGCGTGATGCTGCCTGTCCCGAGACGGCAGCGAAGGAAGGAATTGTCATGCGATTGCTGGCAAGCCCGCACACCATTGCCCGCCAGCCTGAAGTGGCCGGGCAGCATGACCGGGATGGCAACCTGCTTCGGATGGCCGCGATCGGCATCCCCGTCCCGCACCGTCCCCACATCCTCTGCCGGGATATTTTCGCCCAGCAGCTGCGCGGCCTCCGGCTGGCCTTCGTCATACAGCATCTCGATCCCCCAACGCTGGAGGATGGGCGATAGCAGCACGACGTCCTGCGGGCGGCGCCGGTCGCCAAGGCCGAAGCGCGAGTGGCTGGTCATCATCGGGTCCGCCACCAGCAGCAGGCGGCCCCCGCCGCGCACCCATTCATCGAGCGCGACATTCTCCGACGGGGCGAGCGGGCGCGGCTGTGCCATGACCAGCAGGTCCACATCGGCAAGATATTCCGGCGCGATGAAATCCACCGCGCGCAGCTTCCCGCCCTGCTCCAGCACGCCGCGCGCCCAGTGCTGTTCGGCAGAGCCTGCCAGCGTTTCTGCGATGGAGGCGGTTTCACCCCACATGATCGGCAGGGTGGTGAACAGCCCGGTGACGCGCGGTTCCTGCGCTTCCGCCTCTTCCACCTGCGCGACCGGGTCATGCGCCCATGCCGCAGGGGCCAGCAACATTGCGGCAGGCAGCAGCGCCGCCGCCAGCATCCTATTGCGCATTGCCGTCACCACCAGCCGCAGGGGCGCCCTCGCCCGCCACCGGTCCGGGAGCCGCATCGGGTGTCTCGTCGACCGGCGGGAGGTCCGGCACCACGCCGATATCCACCAGCGGATCGCTCGGCGCTTCGGGGGACGGGCTCGCTTCGGCGACGGGCGGCTCGCCCTCGATCGCGGCGGCTTCCTCGTCCAACAGGCGCGCCTGGTCGATCACGATATTGGCAAGGCCCACCAGCAGGATCAGCCCGACCACGCCGGACAGGCCCACCTGCAGGCGCTGCATATTCTGTGCGCGCGTCCCGGCAAGCGGGGCGGAGGTCGGTTCGTGATCGTCCGGGAGCTGCGGCCCCTGCTGTTCTGGAATATCGACTTGCTGGTTCATGCCGCCATCCTAACCGGACTAGATTAACCCAGCCAGTCGAAAACCGGCAGGTCCTTCTCGCGCAGCCATTCCGGGTTGTAGAGCGTCGATAGGTAGCGGAAGCCCGTATCGCACAGGATCGTGGCGACGCGCGCCTGCGGGCCAAGCTTCCGGCCCAGAGCCACCGCGCCTGCAATGTTGATCCCGCTGGAGAGGCCGAGGCACAGCCCTTCCTCGCGCAGCAGGCGGGCAACCCATTCCATCCCTTCCTGGTCGGAGATGCGGAACTGCGTGTCGATCGGCGCGCCTTCCAGGTTTGCCGTGATGCGCCCCTGCCCGATCCCCTCGGCCACGGAATTGCCTTCCGCCTGCAATTCGCCGTTCTCGTAATAGGAAAACAGCGCGGCGCCATGCGGGTCCGTCAGGGCGATGGTGACGTTCTCGTCCAGCCCCTTCAGTCCCATGCCGACGCCGGCAATCGTGCCGCCCGTGCCCGCCGCGCAGGTGAAGCCGTCGATCTTGCCATCCATCTGGTCGAAGATTTCCGGCGCGGTGGTTTCAAGGTGCGCCTTGCGATTGGCCGTATTGTCGAACTGATTGGCCCAGATTGCGCCCTCTGTTTCCTCCGCGATGCGGCGGCTGGTGTGGACGAAATGGTTGGGGTCCGCGAACTTGGTAGGCGAAACCAGCACCAGCTCCGCGCCCAGCGCGCGCAGCGTGTCCATCTTCTCGCGGCTCTGGTTGTCGGGCATGACGATCACGGTCTTGTAGCCGCGCGCATTGGCCACCAGCGCGATGCCGATGCCGGTATTGCCCGCCGTGCCTTCCACCACCGTGCCGCCCAGCTGCAATTCGCCGCGGGCTTCCGCATCCCGGATGATGCCCAGCGCCGCGCGGTCCTTCACACTGCCGCCGGGGTTGGCGAATTCGCATTTACCGAAGATGGCACAGCCCGCCGCCTCGCTCGGCCCTTCCAGGCGCACGAGCGGCGTATTTCCGATAAGGTCGAGGGTGCTTCGGCGGATTGGCGGTGCAGTCATGCCGCGCGGGTTACGCGCACCGGCCCGCGCCCGCAATGCAGGATGCCTTGGGCGGCGCTAAAGTCAGTCTTCCTGCGCGATGGTGACCTTGAGGCCGTCCAGCTCGTCCGTGAAGGGGATCTGGCAGGACAGGCGGCTGGTGTCGTCGCGGTGATCGCTGGAATCGAGCAGGTCGTCCTCGTCCTCGCTCATGGCGGGCAGCTTGTCCTTGTACTGCGCATCCACATGCACGTGGCAGGTGGCGCAGGAACAGCAGCCGCCGCACAGCGCCAGCAGTTCGTCAAAGCCGTTGTCGCGGATGGCTTCCATGACGGTAAGGCCGCTTTCAACATCGACTTCAGTCGTTTCGCCTTCGCGGGTGGTGACGATCAGCTTCGGCATGCGTGAGAACCCTGTCGGTTGCCAAGTGGAAGCGGGCTGCTAGGCAATCGCGCGAAGATTGGCAAGCAGGGCGGGAGCGATAGGCATGGGCATGACGGCGACGCGCATACGCGAAGGGCTGGATGCGATCGCGGCGCAGGAACCGGGCATCGCCCGCGCGCTGGAGGTGGCCGGATACCCGGAGCCGCGCATCCGCGAGACAGGCTATCGCACATTGCTGCGCACCATCGTGGGCCAGCAGGTCAGCGTGGCAGCGGCAAGTAGCGTCTGGAACAAGCTGGAGGCGCTGCTGGGCGAGGACATGCCGCCCGAAGACCTGCTGGCGCGCAATTTCGACGAGCTGCGCGCCTGCGGCCTCTCGCGCCAGAAGCAGGGCTATGCCCGGTCGCTTTGCGAGCTGGTCCATGCGGGCGAACTGGAACTGGATAACCTGCCAGCGGATGACGAGGCTGCGATTGCAGAGCTGGTGCGCATCAAGGGCATCGGCCGCTGGTCTGCGGAGATATACCTGCTGTTCGCGGAAGGCCGCGCCGATATCTGGCCGGCCGGCGACCTTGCCGTGCAGGCAGGCCTGGCAAAGATCCTGGAGCTTGCAGAGCGTCCTTCGGAGAAAGATGCGCGCCTCATGGCACAAGGATGGAGTCCGCACCGCGGGCCCGTCGCCCTGCTGACATGGCACGTCTACAACAACCCGGCGCTATAGCCGTTTGCAGAATGCACGGCGCAGTTCGCAGAGCTGCCATATTACGGGCGCTCTTTTCCGGTAGGGTTCGCCCAACACATCAGGAAGGGGAGCCTTATATCATGAAATTACGTAGCAAGTTTCTCGCATCCATCGGCCTTGCAGCCGCTCTGGGCGCTTGCACCACAATGACTGGAGACACGATGACCGCCAGCGCATCCGATGCGAACGAACCGGCCGCCACAGCCACGACGATGAGCGCAGCGGACATGGTCGCCGATTACCCGCTGATCAGCCGCGACGACCTGTTCGGCAACCCGACGCGGGCCGGCGGGCAGCTGAGCCCGGACGGCAAGTTTGTCAGCTGGCGCGCACCGCACGAAGGCGTGATGAATGTCTGGGTGGCACCAGCGAATGATCCGGCCGCTGCACGCCGCATCACCAATTCCACCGACCGCCCGATCCGCAGCTACTTCTGGGCTCCCGACGCCAAAAGCATCCTGTATGTCCAGGACAAGGGCGGCGACGAGAACTTCCTGCTTTACAGCATCGACCTTGCCAGCGGTGAAGAGCGCACGATGACGCCGTTCGAGAACACCCGCGTCCAGATGCTGGGTGGTTCCGATACAATCAAGGACAAGGTGCTGGTTGGCCTGAACAACCGCGACCCGCGCCTGCATGATGCTTACCTGCTGGACCTCAACACGGGCGAACTGACGCTGGTGATGGAAAACACCGGCTATGTCGGCTTCGTGGCGGATGACCAGCTGAACCTGCGCTGGGCCATGCGCCAGAACGCAGCTGGCGGCATGGACCTGTTCAAGATCGTGGACGGCGAGGTCGAGGCGACCCCGTCCGAAAGCACGATGATGGAAGATTCGCTGACGACCCGCCCGGCGGGCTTCAACATCAGCGGCGACACCTTCTACTGGCTGGACAGCCGCGGTCGCAACACAGCCGCCCTGATCGCGCAGGACGTGGCAACGGGCGAGAAGCGCGTCATTGCCGAAAGCGACAAGGCCGATATCGGCGGCGTCATCGCCGACAAGAAGACCGGCGAGCCAATCGCCTATTCGATCAATTACAAGAAGTCCGAATGGACCTTCTTCGATGCCGACCTGAAGGCGAGCTTCGACTGGCTGGACCAGCGGCTGGACGGTGAATTCGGCATCCAGAGCCGGACCGATGACGATCGCACCTGGCTGGTCTGGAACGACCCGCTGACCGCGCCTGCCACCACCTATCTTTATGACCGCGACGCAGGCACTCTGACCGAGTTCTACACCGCACGTCCGGAACTGGAAGGCGCGCCCCTGCAGCCGATGCAGGCGCTCGAAATTCCCAGCCGCGACGGGTTGACGCTGGTCAGCTACCTGACCCTGCCGCCCGGCTCGGACAAGGATGGCGACGGTGTCCCGGAAGAGGCCGTGCCGATGGTGCTGCTGGTCCATGGCGGTCCGTGGGCACGCGATGGCTACGGCTACAACAGCTACCATCAGTGGCTGGCTAACCGCGGCTATGCCGTGATGAGCGTCAACTTCCGCGGCTCAACCGGCTTCGGCAAGGACTTCATCAACGCCGGCAATCTGGAATGGTCCAAGAAGATGCATGACGACCTGATCGACGCCACGCAGTGGGCGGTCGACAAGGGCGTTGCGCGCGAAGACGGCGTTGCCATCATGGGCGGGTCCTATGGCGGCTATGCCACGCTGGTGGGCCTGGCCTACACGCCCGACACCTTCGCATGCGGCGTGGACATCGTCGGCCCGTCCAACCTGGAAACGCTGCTGGAAACCATCCCGCCCTATTGGGAGCCGCTGGTGAAGCAGTTCCACACCCGCATGGGCGATCCCAACACGCCGGAAGGCCTGCAGCTGCTGCGCGATGCCAGCCCGCTTTACCGCGCCGGCGACATCACGAAGCCGCTGCTGATCGGCCAGGGCGCCAACGACCCGCGCGTGAAGCAGGCGGAAAGCGACCAGATCGTGGGCGCGATGCAGGAAGCGGGCATCCCCGTCACCTACGTCCTGTTCCCCGATGAAGGGCACGGTTTCGCCAAGCCCAACAACAACATCGCCTTCAACGCGGTGACCGAGAATTTCCTCGCCACCTGCCTTGGCGGGCGTTCGGAAGCGGTCGGCGACACGGTGGAGAACTCGACCGCCGAAATCGTGACCGGCGAAGAATATGTGATGGGCCTGTCGAACGGCGGCTGATCGCAGCAGGCAGCATCGCTGCACAAAATCGGGCCGCGCGATGGGAATCCTCGCGCGGCCCTTTTTTGTGCGCGGCAGCTTGCCATTTACATCGCTGTCAGTAACGATGGCTGCCATGAAAAGCATCTTCATCACCGGCGGCGGCAGCGGCATCGGCCGCGCGATCGCCCAGCGTTTCGCCCGCGAGGGCTGGTTCATCGGGCTCGGCGACATCAGCGCGGATGGCATGGCGGAAACCGCCGCCCTGCTGCCCGATGGGCGCAGCTCCAGCCACGCGCTCGATGTGACGCAGCCAGAACAGTGGACGCAGGCGCTCGCCGATTTCGCGGGCGCGGCGGGCGGGACGATCAACGTCCTCGCCAACAATGCCGGCGTGGCGCAGGGCGGCAAGCTGGCCGCGCTGACCGATGCGGAGATCGACCGCACGCTGGCTATCAACCTGTCGGGCGTGCTGTACGGTGCGCGCGCCGCATATCCCTACCTCAAGGCCGCCGCGCCCGATGCCTGCCTGGTCAACACCTGCAGCGCCGCGGGGCTTTACGGCCAGCCGGGCATGAGCGTCTATTGCGCCAGCAAGTTCGGCGTGCGTGCCGTGACGGAAAGCCTGGACGCGGAATGGGCGCCGGACGGGATTGCCGTGCGCGATGTCATGCCCAGCTTCATCGACACGCCCCTGCTGCATGGTGGCTCGCATGTCGGCGACAATGTCCCCATGCGCCAGCGCGTGCAGGAGGCGGGCCTGGAATTCACGCCGGTGGAGGATGTGGCCGAGACATTCTGGCGCGCCGTCAACGGCAGCACGATGCACCGCCCCGTGGGCAAGACCGCGAAACTTCTGGCCCTCGCCAGCCGCTGGTCGCCCGGCTATATCCGCTTCCGCGCGCACAGGCTGGAAAAAGCCGGCACGCGCCCGATGGGATAGAGGAACAGCCTACATGACTCAGCGCAAAGCAATCTTCATCACCGGCGGCGGCAGCGGCATCGGCCGCGCCATCGCGCAAAAATTTGCCGGTGAGGGTTGGTTTTGCGGCCTCGCCGATTTGAACCAGCAGGGGATGGAGGAAACCGCCGCCCTGCTACCCGACGGCGCGAGCTCCATCCACAAGTTCGACGTGCGCGATTTCGAGGCGTGGGAGCGCGAGCTGGCGGCCTTTGCCGAGAAGTCCGGCGGGCGGATCGATGCGCTGGCCAACAATGCCGGCATCCCCAGCGGCGGCCCGCTGCACGAGGTTTCGATCGAGGAGTTGGACGCGCTGCTGGACGTAAATATCCGCGGCGTGTTCTACGGCGCGAAGGCGGCTTTCCCTTACCTGCTGGAAAGCGCACCGGGCTCCTGCCTGCTCAACACCGCCAGCGCCGCGGCGCTATACGGCATGGCCAACCAGAGCGTATACGGCGCGACCAAGGCGGCGGTCCGATCCATGACCGAAAGCCTCGATGCCGAATGGAGCCCGCAGGGCGTGCGCGTGCGCAGCATGATGCCTAGCTTCATCGACACGCCGCTGCTGAAGAACCCGCCCAACCGCAGCCGCAACACGCCCATCCGCGATGCGGTGATCGAGGCCGGGCTGGAATTCACGCCGGTCGAAGTGGTGGCGGACAATGCCTGGAACGCGGTGCATTCGGAAAAGGGCCTGCATTATATTGTCGGCAAGACGGCAGAGCGGCTGAAGTTCACCGCCAAATGGCTGCCCGGCAAGCTGCGCCAGCGTGCGCGCCTGCTGGCCAATGCCCATAACCGCAGCGAGGGGCGCGAGGCGGGTTGAGGCTCAGTCCTTCGCTTCGCCCACCACGCGACGCTAGGCTCACTTCATTCGCCAAGCTCTGCTTCCCCTCCCGCATGCGGGAGGGGTTTGCGAGACTTGCTGAGCCGTAGGCGAAGCTAGTCGCAGCGGGGTGGGCGACGCACGGCGATACGTCTCAAACAATCCCGTCGATAAACCGTGCCAGCTTCACGTCCCGCTCGCTCAGCCCGTCGCAATCATGCGTGGTCAGGGTGATTTCGACGCGGTTGTAGACGTTGGACCATTCCGGGTGGTGGTCCTGCTTGTCCGCCGTGATGGCGACGCGGGTCATGAAGCCGAAGGCCTCGTTGAAATCCTTGAACTTGAAGCTGCGGTGGATGGCCTTGCCATCATCGCGCAGGGTCCAGTCGGTCAGCTCGCCCAGCGCCTCGTCGCGCTCGGCATCGGTCAGTTCGGCAATCGCCATCTCGCAGAAACCTCTTTCTTGTGTGTTGGGGGCGCAATGCCCTAACGCTCCGCCGCATGGAAGGGTGCCGACTTCAAGCGCATGAGATTGCCTGCCTGCGCGGGGAGCGGCTGCTGTTCCGCGGGCTCACGCTCGGCCTGAAACCGGGCGAGGCCCTGCAGGTGACGGGCGCCAATGGCACGGGCAAGTCCAGCCTGATCCGCATCCTGGCCGGCCTGATGCGGCCCACATCCGGTCAGGTCATCCGCCGCTGCGATATCGCCCTGCTGGACGAGCGGCCCGCGCTGGACCCCGACCGACCGCTGGGCGAGGCGCTCGCCTTCTGGCAGCGGATGGACGGCGGGGAGATGCCGCTGGAAAGGCTAGGGCTGGACGGATTGCTGGACGTGCCCGTGCGCTACCTCTCCACCGGGCAGACCAAGCGCGCGGCGCTGGCCCGCATGATCGGACAGGGCGCGCCGGTGTGGCTGCTGGACGAGCCGCTCAACGGCCTCGATGCCGACGCGGTGACGCTGGCGGAAAAGCTGGTGGCCGAGCATTGCGCGAGCGGCGGCATCGCAGTGGTAGCCAGCCACCAGGCCTTTGCACTGCGCGGCATGCGCTACCTCGCGGTCGAGGATTACGTCTCATGAGCGGCCTCGGCGCGATCTTCCGGCGCGATCTTGGCCTGCTGCTGCCGGGTGGGAAGCGCGGCGGCACCTTGCTGCCGGTGCTGTTCTTCCTGGCGGTAGCGATGCTTTATCCCTTCGCCGTGGGGCCCGACGCTCCGCTGCTGGCGCGCACCGGCGGCGGCGTGATCTGGGTGGCGGCCCTACTCGCCGCGATCCTGCCGCTGGACCGACTCGTCGCCCCGGACCTTGAGGCGGGGATGTTCGACCAATGGGCCCTGCGCGGCCTGACGGAGGAAATGGTGATGGCCAGCCGCCTCGCCGCCCACTGGCTCAGCTTCGGCCCGCCCCTGATGCTCGCCGCCCTGCCCGCCGCCGCCCTGCTAAGCCTGAGCGGGGAGACACTGCGGACGGTGCTGCTGGGCCTGCTGGCCGGAACCCCCGGCCTCGCCGCCATCGGCCTGACCATCGCCGCGCTGACTGTCTCCCTGCG
This genomic interval from Paraurantiacibacter namhicola contains the following:
- a CDS encoding division/cell wall cluster transcriptional repressor MraZ; this translates as MAKKPSYGEFGFALRGEKNRFALPPDFRKAIHDLSGERVLCLAKHESWPCLVGFDLSYTETFEDTLDREEERAMKFGRDFDRGVRAMQLYGYSKVPFDASGRFILPDYLLELGNLRDAVYLQGLGDYFTLWDPEALEGMGPQFQSAQAKCREMHQRALAKAGRK
- a CDS encoding S9 family peptidase; protein product: MKLRSKFLASIGLAAALGACTTMTGDTMTASASDANEPAATATTMSAADMVADYPLISRDDLFGNPTRAGGQLSPDGKFVSWRAPHEGVMNVWVAPANDPAAARRITNSTDRPIRSYFWAPDAKSILYVQDKGGDENFLLYSIDLASGEERTMTPFENTRVQMLGGSDTIKDKVLVGLNNRDPRLHDAYLLDLNTGELTLVMENTGYVGFVADDQLNLRWAMRQNAAGGMDLFKIVDGEVEATPSESTMMEDSLTTRPAGFNISGDTFYWLDSRGRNTAALIAQDVATGEKRVIAESDKADIGGVIADKKTGEPIAYSINYKKSEWTFFDADLKASFDWLDQRLDGEFGIQSRTDDDRTWLVWNDPLTAPATTYLYDRDAGTLTEFYTARPELEGAPLQPMQALEIPSRDGLTLVSYLTLPPGSDKDGDGVPEEAVPMVLLVHGGPWARDGYGYNSYHQWLANRGYAVMSVNFRGSTGFGKDFINAGNLEWSKKMHDDLIDATQWAVDKGVAREDGVAIMGGSYGGYATLVGLAYTPDTFACGVDIVGPSNLETLLETIPPYWEPLVKQFHTRMGDPNTPEGLQLLRDASPLYRAGDITKPLLIGQGANDPRVKQAESDQIVGAMQEAGIPVTYVLFPDEGHGFAKPNNNIAFNAVTENFLATCLGGRSEAVGDTVENSTAEIVTGEEYVMGLSNGG
- a CDS encoding Gldg family protein is translated as MRNRMLAAALLPAAMLLAPAAWAHDPVAQVEEAEAQEPRVTGLFTTLPIMWGETASIAETLAGSAEQHWARGVLEQGGKLRAVDFIAPEYLADVDLLVMAQPRPLAPSENVALDEWVRGGGRLLLVADPMMTSHSRFGLGDRRRPQDVVLLSPILQRWGIEMLYDEGQPEAAQLLGENIPAEDVGTVRDGDADRGHPKQVAIPVMLPGHFRLAGNGVRACQQSHDNSFLRCRLGTGSITLFGDAAFLDLHEPMPGSDSALAWLLGESRK
- a CDS encoding cysteine synthase A, which produces MTAPPIRRSTLDLIGNTPLVRLEGPSEAAGCAIFGKCEFANPGGSVKDRAALGIIRDAEARGELQLGGTVVEGTAGNTGIGIALVANARGYKTVIVMPDNQSREKMDTLRALGAELVLVSPTKFADPNHFVHTSRRIAEETEGAIWANQFDNTANRKAHLETTAPEIFDQMDGKIDGFTCAAGTGGTIAGVGMGLKGLDENVTIALTDPHGAALFSYYENGELQAEGNSVAEGIGQGRITANLEGAPIDTQFRISDQEGMEWVARLLREEGLCLGLSSGINIAGAVALGRKLGPQARVATILCDTGFRYLSTLYNPEWLREKDLPVFDWLG
- a CDS encoding 2Fe-2S iron-sulfur cluster-binding protein, which translates into the protein MPKLIVTTREGETTEVDVESGLTVMEAIRDNGFDELLALCGGCCSCATCHVHVDAQYKDKLPAMSEDEDDLLDSSDHRDDTSRLSCQIPFTDELDGLKVTIAQED
- a CDS encoding DNA-3-methyladenine glycosylase family protein — its product is MGMTATRIREGLDAIAAQEPGIARALEVAGYPEPRIRETGYRTLLRTIVGQQVSVAAASSVWNKLEALLGEDMPPEDLLARNFDELRACGLSRQKQGYARSLCELVHAGELELDNLPADDEAAIAELVRIKGIGRWSAEIYLLFAEGRADIWPAGDLAVQAGLAKILELAERPSEKDARLMAQGWSPHRGPVALLTWHVYNNPAL
- a CDS encoding peptidoglycan D,D-transpeptidase FtsI family protein, whose product is MTAFVHSGSFASPRVRLVDDRRRFLLTAQMRALLVGGVFVLLALAALLRLAWLGVVQPAPATYSLQSQLLPPRGEITDRNGVPLARAFPAYALWFNPDALEGDGTPLVKDPAQVAAELQAIFPDMNLEATTRQLASGKRGYLRRRVLPEDANKVYTIGELALELPQETDRHYPQGPLAAHVLGYVGSDGQGHVGMESYFQDQLSNPAVHGASMPLSIDTRVQGALEDELHRGMLAVDAVGAAGIVLDVDTGEVLALASLPSFDPNRIDAAGQANMFNRVTNQVYELGSTFKPLSVAAAIDAGKVTNLGKRYQANRPLKIGGHQINDSHVIGASLNVPESLIHSSNIVTAQIADAMGPDVLKRYMEELGFAERPYIELPARGFPLWRDGKWPRITGMTVSYGHGIAVTPLHLASAYAAMVNGGIWRPATMVKVEPGTAPRGRRVFKASTSARMNQLLRMIVVYGTGRSADADGYRVGGKTGSAEKPGRGGYRKTSLVSTFAAAFPMDRPRYVVIAMLDEPKGTAASSYQRTASWNAAPIVGRVVPRIGPLLGVMPDTSRDIDLSDLKPLVHGGVE
- the rsmH gene encoding 16S rRNA (cytosine(1402)-N(4))-methyltransferase RsmH, with the protein product MSAPAPHIPVLLDEVIEALAPQPGNVMIDATFGAGGYTRALLEAGAVVHAFDRDPDAIAAGSKWDETRENPPRLVLHHRAFSDMLDAMAEAGVAQVDGITMDIGVSSMQLDQAERGFAFSADGPLDMRMAQDGESAADFLNTADEASIADVLYHFGEERQSRRVARAIVAARPLETTGELARVVRRALGHKPHDKKDPATRTFQAVRIHVNGELDELEAGLKASESLLKSGGRLAVVSFHSLEDRIVKRFLKDAAGKARSTSRHLPVADSGPQPVFAELSKAIRPSEAEIARNPRSRSSTLRAATRTDAPARAAA